AACGATCCAGATAGTCCAACCCAAGTCCGTATAATTCTATAGAGGTTAAAAAATTTGAAAGTTTGGAGCTGGTATCCAGGCGAAGGGGGAAACTACCCATTAAAAAGGCCCGACTTTCCTTGAGCTCGCGATCCGTAACCGGTTCGGTCTGGATTCTCTGGATTTCGCTCAAAACCTGTTGGATGGCTTGATTGGCAGAACTATTTTTAGTTTGAAGGACCACTAAGAACGTCCCCACATCCAAATAAGATTGAAACCGGCTTGAAATATGGTAAGCAAGTCCTTGATTGTCCCGAACCTCCGTCATCAGCCTTGAGGAAAAACCTCCCCCACCCAGGATATAGTTCATCACCAAAAGGGCATGATAGTCGGGGTGGTTTTTTGGAACCCCTAAATGGCCCAGAACAATATTGGATTGGGTAACGGCTTGATCAATGATCCGCATCTTTTTTTCGTGTAAGGGAGTAGGGGGTAAAATTGCCGGGGGTTTTATCGGCCCTTTTTCCCAATTCTCGAAATATTTTCGAACCAAACCCCTGGCCTCTGATTCGGTTAGGTCTCCTACGATTGCAATCATTGAATTATTTGGCCGGTAGTAAGATTGATGAAACTGAATGACATCTTTTCGTTTGATCCTGGAAAGGGTTTTTTCAAGACCTATGACCGGGTATTGAAAGGGATGGTTTGAAAAAATAATTTCATTGAAGGCCTTCCGGGCAACTAAACCCGGGTTTTCTTTTTCCCCAAGGATTTCTCCTAAAACCTCCCTTTTCTTTCGGTCCAATTCTTTTTGTGAAAAAGCAGGATTCCGGATGATATCGGAGAGGATATCAAACCCGGTTTCAACATCCTTTCTCAATACCTTTAAAAATGCAGAAGAGGAATCGGAGTGGGCCTCCACGGTTAGTTTTCCTCCGATAAAATCAATGGCATCAGAAATTTCTGTGGCCTGACGGGTTTGGGTTCCGCTTTGCAACAATGAAGCTGTTAAATGAGCAAGTCCCGCCTTGTCCGGGGAATCAAACCGGGATCCCGCCTTAATCGTCATCTGGGCGGTTACAATGGGAATGGAATGGGATTCCACAAGTAAAAGGACCATGCCATTGGGCAAAAGAATCCGTTTTGGGATAATTTCCGTTGCCTGAGAGGGGATTGCAAAGAATAAAAGGAGTTGGAAAATGAGAATGATTTGAATTGGGTGTCGCGAGGTTTCCCTTAATTTCATTTTATTTTCATGAACCGTTCTTTAATTAATTTTGCTTTTCAGGAATTAGGGTTCCAACCGTCCGGGTTTTTTGGGTCAGATAGTTTTTCGCAACCCGTTGGATTTCTTCTTTTTTTACTTTTCGAATTTGCTCCACATAGCTTTCATAGAAAGGGATTCCGGCACCGATGGCCTCTACCTTTCCAAGTTGCATGGCCTGGAAAAAGTTGGAGTCCCGGGCCATAATAAAAGCTGCCTCAAACTGATTTTTGGCTTTTTCTACCTCGTAAGGACTGACCCCCTCTCTTTTGATTCGGTCCAATTCCCCATAAAGGGAGGCTTCAAATGTTTCTGGTTTTGTGTCAGGGTGAAGAACCCCATACAGGTAGAACAGTTCAGGATCGGTGGTTAAATCGGTATAATCCCCCCCAATGTCCAAGGCCAGTTCTTTTTCATAAACCAACTTTTTGTAAAGCCGGGAACTTTTTCCTGAAGTCAAAATATTGGCCAAAATGGAAAGCGCGAACGAATCGGAAGGATTTTGGAAATTTGAAACCCGATACCCGGCAATGACAAAAGGGAGTTGAGCCTCTTTGTGAATGGTGATTCTCCGCTCTCCAAGCTGTTCGGGCTCCGGAAGGTGGATCTCTGGAGGATCCGGTTTGCGGGGAATTTTTTCAAAATATTCTTTTATTTTGGGTAATACCTCCTGAGATTTGAAATCCCCTACCATGACAATAATGGCATTTTGAGGGGTATAATACCGTTTGTAGTGTTGGACCACATCCTCATGTTTTAAGGCCTCAAGATCGCTCATCCAACCAATGACCGGGGAATGATAAGGGTGAACCAAAAAAGCCGTGGCGTAAAGGTTCTCAATGAGAAAATTGGTGGGGTTGTCCTCTACCCGAAGGCGCCTTTCCTCCTTTACCACATCACGCTCCAAATTGAATTCCTTTGGATCCAATAAAAGATTGACCATTCGATCCGATTCAAGTTCCAGGGATAGCTCGAACCGGTCGCTGGAAAGATTTTCGAAGTAAGCGGTGTAATTATTTGAGGTGAAAGCGTTTTCCGTTCCCCCATTTTTTGCCACAATATTTGAAAATTCCCCCTTTCCGTATTTGTGAGTTCCCTTAAACATCAAATGTTCGGTCAGATGGGAAAGCCCGGTTTTTCCCGTTACCTCATTTCGGGACCCCACACGATACCAAATTTGAAAAGTGACAACGGGGGCTTTATTTTGTTCAAGCAAAATCACCTTTAACCCGTTGGAAAGTGTGGTGGTGAAAATTTTGTTTGAAAAGGCGGTATTTTGGGTCAGAAGGATTAAAAGGGCGGGTAATATGAGCCATTTTGAAAAGTTTTTCATTGGACGTTTTGTCATTAGAAGAGATCCCAGTTAACTTAACAGAACTCTAAAATTGATGTCAAGAAAACCCAACATTGAAAATGAAAAATTCGAACTCCGTTTTTTTTCAATAGGGTTTTCCCTCGATGGAAAAACAAAAAATAACGGGGTTGAGATAAAATTATTAAACCAATGGAATCGGTTCAGGGAGGTCAGAGGATTTTCCCACCAGCTGGCCACATGCCGCCAAAATATCCTGGCCTTTGGTTTTTCGAATGAAGGCGGTCAGGTTTGCGGATAATAAAATGTTTTGGAATTTTATGACCTGTTCCTGGGCCGGGCGGGAAAAGAAAGAACCGGGATACTCATTAAAGGGAATAAGGTTGATTTTGCAACGGATGCCTCGGACCAATTGAACGAGCCGTTTGGCATCTTCCAATGAATCATTTACCCCATTTAATAGAACATATTCGAAAAATATTCTTCGGCGGGGAGAAAGGGGAAATTCTTTGCAAGCCTGGAGCAGTTTTTCCAGAGGGTAACTCTGATTAATGGGAACCAGTCTGTTTCTTTGCTCGTTGGTGGTTGCATTTAATGATACCGCCAGATTGATCTGAGGTGCCCTTTTTCCCAGGTCTTGAATTTGAGGAACCAAACCGACGGTAGAAATAGTGATTCTTCTTGGGGAAATCGCGAGACCCTTGGGGTCCGTTATTCGTTGAATGGCTTCTAAGGTGTTGTCCAAATTAGCCAAGGGTTCCCCCATCCCCATCAGAACAATATTGGTCAACGTTCGATTTTCGGAAAGTTGTTGTTTAACAATCAAAACCTGATCGACAATTTCATGTGGTTTAAGGTTTCGCTTAAGGCCCCCTACCGCAGTGAAACAAAATTGGCAATCCAAGCCACACCCCGCCTGGCTTGAGATGCAAAGGGTTAGTCGGTCCTCATCTGGAATTAAAACGCTTTCGATTTGATTTTTATCTTTGAGGATAAATAGAAATTTTTCGGTTCCATCCTGAGAAATTTGGTGTTTGATAATTTTTAACCTGCTTATTTCACATTGGACCTCAAGGTGTTCCCGATCTTGTTTGGAAAGGTTAGTCATGTCCGAAAAGGTTTTGGCGCCTTTTCTATAAATCCACTCGAATATCTGCTCGGCCCGGTAGCGGGGCCAGCCCTGTTCCTGAACCCATTTTTGGGCAGAGGCAAGACTCATCTCTTTGAAATCATTAGTAATACAAATTGCTCCCATGGGGAAAATCATACTAAAGTTTTTGTTTCAAAACAAGAAATAAAAAGGGTGAAGATAGGTGAGCTAAAAACCCATTTAGTGGTGAAAGCTTAAAACCCTTTTATGTTTTTGGTGTGGTTTTGGAATAAACTCTCATGAATTCATTTGGTTGTGTTTTTTTGGCAAAAATTGGTTCTCTGTAAGTATTCACAAATTTCATGGGTTTTTTACCCATAGGCCATTTATTTTTTTCCTTTGTGGAATTTTGGTTTTTATTTGTTTATATTTAGAAAGGGGTAGATTTGCATCGCATTTCTCCCAAGGTTCTTTTCTGAATGGATAAATCCGCTTGGCCCATTGGATACTATGAGATTGAGAAGGAGATTAACCTCCCTAAAACAAAAAACTCCTTTTGGTTTGTACCACCCCACTTTTCTGATTCACCTTTTAAGAAATAACAAATTTATGGTTTGGACCGTAAAAAATTTATCCCTCTTTATCAGTTCCTTCCTGATGGTTTCCCTCCTTTCAGCATGTGGAAGCGGGGGAGGGGATGGAGGAGGGGGTAAAGTAATTGAATACACTGGGAGCGAAACACAAGCCCGTATAACTTTGGAAAATGCCATTCCCTTTTCCGTCTTGGCCTATATCGAAGGAAGAGTGGGTACTTCATTTAACGTCCTTTCTTTCGTTCCAGTAAGTGGAGGGGGCAATAATGATCTGATTCAAACCCGAACCCCCTCAAACTTTAAAGATTTTGGGGAGATTATTCCCCCAGGGAATCAATCTTTCTTTAAAATTGATGGAACCAAGCCCCAGAAGGTTATAACTTCATCCGATTCCGGGATGGGCAATTGTGGAGGAGAGTTCCTTACCACTCAAAACATAGATGACGAAACAGGGGTGATTAATGGGTCTGTGGATTATAAAAATTTCTGTGAAGATGGAGTTACTTTTTCTGGGACGGTGGATTTTAATGGAGAAGGGGATTTAACAACGGGAAATCTAGAAAATTTAAATATTTCCTTTGGATTTTTGTCCCGAGAAACGGAGAACACCTCAAGGGCCGCAGCCGGTTTAATAGAAAACACGTTTAATGCGGATTCCCGTATCCTGAAGATGAATATATTTCTTTCCATCAGAGGGACGGATCAGAAAACCGGTGAGAGGTTTGAAACAGTCTATTGGTTGGAAGACTATAGGGTCTCCATTTCTAAAAAAGAAGATTCAGAGGGGTTAAAATTTGAAGAGGTGAGTATTTCGGGAAAATTTTATCAACCCGTTGTAGGGTATGTCATTTTGAGAACCGAAACGGTTATACGTATAAATGAGGGAGATGATCATCCTTTATCAGGGGTCCTGAATTTAGAGGGGAGTGGGGGAACGCTTGCAAAATTAGTTTTTGTGTCCCCCACAACATTTCGTGTTCAGATCGATGGGAATGGGGATGGCAAAATTAATACGGCTTCAGATGAGGTGAAATGGGCTGCGGTATTAGGGACGAATAATCCTGGATCTTTAGACCCGGGTAATACAGGCCCTACGACCACCACCACAACAACGACCACTACCACGACTACATCCACCACAACAACGACCACCACGACGACCACGACTACTTCCACCACATCAACGACCTCGACCACCACGACGACCACTACCACTACTACAACCACGACAACGACCACAACCACAACCTCCCCCACCACGACCACCACGACCACCACGACAACGACCACCACGACCACGACCACCTCAACAACCACCACCACAACGACTACGGTTCCTTAAATTAGTTTAAAGCTTTGAAAAACCCTCATAAACGTTTTTTTGCTCTCCCATTATTTCGCCATTGGTAATTTAAACCTTAAATTTTCACTTCGAATCGATGTCAACCTATCTCGCCTTTTTGGGAACCTAAAGAAGGGAAAAATAAAAAGTAAGTTTGGATTTAGTGGTTTTTAGAAAGGTAAAGAAAAGGAGAGAAAGTTAAATTTTTTAAATGTTTATGAGAAAAATTCCCAATTTAAAAGTTATCGGATAGGACAGAATTTTCTCCGGTGAAATTTAGGAAATATAATAAAACAGGTCATGGATTGGGTTTTCCCCAGTATTCCTTTGGGAAATCGTCCACCATAATGACATCCCTGCGGGCGTCTTCGGCAGTGTTAATCAAGTCCGCTTCTTCTTTTGTAATTACCCCCTGTTGAACGGCCTTTTCCATAAGGGATGAATCATAAGCCCCCTTTATTTTTCCTGTTCGCACGGCGCTTTTGAGTTTCTTCTCCGAGGATTCTGCTTCCATCATTTTCATAAGAGCAACCTCCAGACGTCCCGTGGGATCTGTGGGATCAGTAGAGACAAATATTCCCGAAGTTAAGCGATCGCGGGCAGGGGAGGGTTTTAACAGAAGGCGGGCGACTCTTTGGACTTGCCGGTCATTGGGGGATTTAAAGGGTTTTCCAAAGGGAAAAATCAGTATTCGAAGTAACCAGGCTACGGGTCGATTGGGAAAGGAGCGGATTAACTGATCCAAACGCTGTTGGATCCGGTGAAGGCAGGTCTCACAACCCCACTCCAGGAAGGGGATATCTTCCTTGGGCCTTCCCTGGTCTTCAAACCGTTTTAAACAGGCCGAACCCAAGTACAGATAACTCAGTATATCTCCTAAACGGGCGGATAATCTTTCTTTTCTTTTCAGGGTTCCCCCCATAATCATCATCGCCGTATCAGCAATCAAAGCAAACGATGCACTTAACCTGGAAAAATTTTGGTAAAACCGTTTGGAGGGGTGGTTTTCGGGGGCCTGGACTAATCGTGCTCCGGTGATAGCGTGCCAAAAGGAACGAAATCCATTTCCGATGAAGAACCCAGCGTGACCGAACAGAGCGCGATCAAAATTTTTTGAGCCCCGTTGCGGATCCGGATCCGAAAGAGCCTTTATTTCCTTGAGAACCCAAGGATGACACCGGATGGCCCCTTGTCCGAAAATAATGAGACTCCGTGTTAAAATATTGGCCCCCTCAACGGTAATACTGATTGGAATGGCATGGTAAAGCCGTCCTAAAAAGTTGCGGGGCCCCAAAGCGATTCCTCTTCCCCCTAAAACATCCATGGCATCATTAAGCACCCAGCGCATGGTTTCGGTTAAATGGTATTTTACAACGGCAGAAATAACGGAAGGTTTCTCACCCTGATCCACCGCTCCCGCAGTCATAACACGGGCTGCATCCATCAGATAGGTATAGCCTCCGATTCTGGCCAATGCTTCCTCAACCCCCTCAAATTGGCCTATAGGGGTTTTAAATTGCCTCCGGATGGACGCGTAGGCTCCAACGGAACGGCTGGCCAGCATTCCGGTACCAGTTCCCAAAGCCGGGAGGGAGATTGCACGGCCTGATGCAAGGCAGTCCATAAGCATCCGCCAACCCTGACCGGCCCACTCAACCCCTCCAATGATCCATTCCAGGGGAATAAAGACATCCTGGCCGCTGGTAGGGCCGTTCATAAAGGAAATAGCTAAAGGTGAATGTCTTCGCCCAATGGTGACACCCGGTGTTTTGGTTGGAATCAGGGCCAGGGTTATTCCAATCTCTTCCTTTTCACCCAATAAATGATCGGGATCGTAGAGTTTAAAAGCAAGCCCTAACACCGTGGCCACAGGGGCTAGGGTAATATATCGTTTTTCCCAGGTGAGCCGAATTCCCAAGATATCTTTTTTTCCTTCAAAGTCCCCGCGGCATACCACCCCCGAATCGGTCAAGGAGGCAGCATCGCTTCCGGCTGTGGGTGAGGTTAGGGCAAAGCAGGGAACCTCTTCCCCTCGGGCCAAACGGGGCAGATAAAACTGTTTTTGATTTTCTGTTCCGTAGCGAAGAAGCAGTTCTGCAGGTCCAAGGGAGTTGGGAACCATTACCGTTACCGCTGCAACCAAGCTTCGGCTTACAATTTTTGCAATAACCGTTGAATGGGCCAGTGCGGAAAAATCCAGCCCCCCAAATTCTTTGGGGATGATCATTCCGAAAAACCCTTGGTCTTTTATAAATTTCCAAACTTCGGGAGGAAGATCGTGAAACTCTTCATTGATTTTCCAATCATCCAACATCCGGCAGAGTTCATCAACGGGACCGTCTAAAAAGGCCTGTTCCCGGTGAGATAAGGTGGGGGGAGGAAATGACTGAAGTTTATTCCAGTTGGGTTTTCCGCTAAATAAATCAGCGTCCCACCACACTGTTCCTGCCTCAATCGCCTCACGTTCGGTCTCGGACATGGGAGGCAACTTTTTTTTCGCCATTCTATAAATGGGATCACTGATTAATTTCCGCCTTAAGACCATGGGGCCTGTCTCCTATTCTTGTTATAAAAAAATCTCTTTCAAAAAAGATCAGATGATTCAATTTTGGATGGCTTAAATTCACCCCGAATTATATCACTATTTTAAAAATTTCCCCACTTTTCCAATGGAAAGGGAAAAGGGTTGAAGTAAGGGGGCGACCTTTTGGTTCACCTTAGCGTTTTTTTGAAATATATTCTCTTTATTCCAAGGAACCGTTGACAGTCCAATTTGGAATGTACTACATTAAACACAACAAACTTTTTCATTAGGGTAGGAAAAAATCTATGAAAAAAAAGAAGTCTCTTGCTGAGGTTTATCACCAGGAAACCAAGTATATCCGTTCAGATTTAATGCGCGATACCCGGCAATTGGATTGGGCCTCTCAACCGACCCCTTTTAAAGAAATCCATTCCGATCGAAAGGTGGAATTGGTCCATTATCTTCCTTTTAGTAAGAATCCTTTTACCGGTGAAGGATTGAATCCTGTTCCGGAGGAATTGGGAGGAGGAACCTTAGCTCAAATTTCCCGGCTTCTTTATTTTACCAATGGGGTGACCGGAATGCTGGAGTTTGCTCCTGGAAATGTTCAATACTACCGGGCAGCTCCTTCTGCAGGGGCTCTTTATCCAACCGAGTTGTATATTGCAGTTCGGGATCTTCCTTCTTTGGAGAATGGCATTTATAATTTTCAAGTGAAGGATCACTCCCTCATTCCTCTCTGGGAGGGAGACTTTTGGAAAGAATTTAAAGAATATGGTTTTGGTCACGAAGTCATTGACCGGGCCCAATTATTAATCATTTTTACTGCGGTTTTTCATCGAAGCTCTTGGCGCTATCAAGAGAGGGCCTACCGCCGGATTTTATTGGATACCGGGCATATTTTGGGAAACCTGAACTGTTATGCTTTTAAAGAGGGTTTTGGGGTCTATCCTATCAGCGGTTTTTTTGATGCAGCATTAAATCACCTCCTGTTGTTGGATGAGGAGAAAGAAGGTACATTGATGCTGGTGGCGCTTCCCAGGTTTGAAAATCTTTTCGGAACGGAGATTCGAAGAAGTTCAGTTTACCCCTCGGAGAAAAAAAACGAGGCCAACGGTTTACCGGGGGAAGGGCTTTTAGGGCAATTGCACCGCGCTTCCTATATTGGAAAAGGAACCTTTGAGGAGGGGGAACTGCCCGATGATCAATTGTTAGAGGAAAAATACCGTGACCGGCCTCGAACACCCCTTACAGCCTATCCCTTGGAATGGAAAAAGGATATTGAAAAAATTATTATGAATCGGCGGTCGACTCGGGTTTTGTCCGGTGAACCTTTCCTGAAAGATGAACTCTCCAGTATTTTAACATTTGCCTATGAACCTGCCGTGATCAAAAACGCAGAAGGGGCGACCGGGCGAGGGCTTCCTCAAGTGTTTGATCCTTCCCTGCTGGAGACCTACCTGGTGGTTCACGGAGTGGTGGAAATGGATCCCGGGATTTATTATTATGCCCCCGGAAGTCAGGAGCTTCGCCTGATTCAGAAGGGGGATTTCAGACAACAAACGCTGGAATTCTGCCTAGGCCAGGAACTGGGAAGGGATGCAGCGGTGGTGTTCATTCATACCTCGGATCTAAACGCCGCCGTTCAGAAATATGGGGATCGTGCCTACCGGTATTTACATTTAGATGCGGGGCACATTGGACAACGGCTTAATCTGGCTGCTGTTCATTTGGGTTTAGGGGCCAGCGGGATCGGGGGATTTTTTGATGATGAGGTGAATAAATTACTTCAAATAAACCCCGAACAAATTGTGGTATACATCACCACACTTGGAAGGGCCCAACAACGAGCAATTAAAGTGGAATAGTTAGGACCCAATCCAATGAAAGGGTGGTTCGGGCGGATTTTAACCCTGGTTGTAAACCTGCATTAAATCTTTTAACGTGTAAAGACTTTCCAAGTGATGTCCCATTTGGTCTATGTTTTCCCGGCCCCCCTCCTGCCGGTCCACAAGGGCCAAAACTCGGAGAATTTTATAACCTTCCTTTTCTAGTACCTCAATGGCCTTTCGCGTTGACCCTCCTGTGGTGACCACATCTTCCACTACGACTACATTGGACCCCACAGGAACATTCCCTTCAATCCATCGTTGGGTTCCGTGCTTTTTTGGCTCTTTTCGGATAATAAATGCCGAAATCGGTTGGTTGTAAATGGCGCTGGTTAGAGCCACGGATACTGCGATGGGATCGGCCCCCAACGTCAATCCACCAATTCCTTTAGCAGGAAGATCTTTTACCCTGTGAAATAAAATCTGTCCAATTAAAAATGTCCCCTGCGAGTCCAGGGTGGTTTTTTTACAATCAATATAGTAACAGCTTTTTTTCCCAGAAGTGAGGGTGAAAATAGGGTCTGGTGAATATTTAAAGGATTTTTGCAAAAGGAGATGAAGGAGTTCTTTTTGATAGTTCTCTAATTTAGCGGCTCCCACAAGGTTTTCCTCATTTTTCTAAAATAACTATCCTGAATTTAGAAATGGGCACATCTTTCCATTAATCCCCTCTTTTTGTCAAGGCAGGGAGGAAGAGTATTGGGTAACCCGTGTTTTTATTGACAGCTAGCAAATTGGCGGTAGAATGAATAATTGGTTTCCCCTATTTAAGCACAAACAATTCCGATCATTTAAAATGGGTGAGAGTCGACGATATATACGGGCTGGGATTCCTTTTGTGATTGAGGTATTTTTTCCAAATGAAGAGACCAGTTTTGGGGCATACGGGTGGAGTATTGGAAAGGGAGGCCTTGGGTTTTATACACAAAAACCCCTTCAGAGGAATTCCGAAATCCTCTTAAAAGTAGGATTTATGGGGGATCAAAATGACAGACTGCCCGAGGTGGCCAATGGGGTGGTTCGATGGGTTAAAGGCCTTGGGGATGTGTATGCCGTAGGTGTCCAGTTTGTTGATTTAAATGAGGATGACCATTTCGTATTGTTGGGATTTCTTGATCATGCGGAGCAGATATCTCATGAGATTTTAAAGAAAACCATTTCCTGAAAACTCTCTTCCAACTCTTTAGAAAATAAACCATACCAAAAAACAAGTGGGTGAACCATGGCTAATTATTCAAAGAATGGTCAGCGTCTCCATAAAAGGAGCGAATTAAGGTCTGTGGCTAGAGTCTTTCCTCGCGGAGAAATGAGTGGTTTTGAAGCGTATGTTAAAGATATCAGCAGAAGCGGATTGGGTTTTTATTCCAAGTCCATCGTGGAGGTTAATCGGGAGGTGACCGCCAGGCTTCAGTTTACCAATACCTCCGGAAAGACGGTTGTTGAAAGTGTAACCGGCCGGGTAGTATATTCTGATCCTTGGGAAGATGCCTTTTTTATAGGGATTGAATTTAAGGAGATTATTCAGCCAATAAAAAACCCATGGCTTTTTGCTCATGTGAAAGAATCGGAATTTGCCGGCCCTCCCAAATAGGGGTTTTTATTGTTTGCCTTCCTTTTTCCTCTTAACCCCCTGACTAGACCCCTTTCCTAAACCCCTTTTTGGAGAAACCTTGAAATCCCCCAATTAAAATTTTTTTCAATTAAGGTCCACATCTTATCCCATTGTTTTTAAAAACTAATATTCATTTAAAAAAGAAAGCAAGATATTTTTTAAAACCTATTGTAAACCCTTTATAGCCTCGACCGTCTAACCAGTTAAATTAACCGGATTTTTGCATGACGAATCGTTTAAGGCAAAAAAAGGAGGTTTTCAATGAAAGGTTATTTTGGGTTTCTAAGTTCCATTCTCATTTCTTTAATTTTGGTGGCTTGCGGAAGTAGTACAGGGGATTCAACGGGGTCCCCCGATCCTACTGGAAAAGTGACTGTGGTCTTGACGGATGCCCCAAGCGATGCTTTTGAAAGTGTGGAAATTACGATCAACTCAATAGCTTTTTTGGGGGAGGATGGGCAAATTCTAGTCCCCTTACCAGAAGATAAACCCATTAAGGTTGACCTCCTTGAATTGGATGGCTTGAATATGCTTTTAGCCCAAGCGGATATTCCTGAAGGGGTTTATCATAAGATTCGCCTCCATGTGAGTGACCCGAATCTCATTTTGGAGGATGGCATTCCCGTTTCCCCCGAAGACATTACACTGGTGGCGGGGGGGAAAATGGATTTGGTTCCACAAGGGTCCTTTCAGGTGCTCGAAGGGGAAGAGTTGGTCATTCAGATGGATTTTGATGTGGAAAATTCCCTCCACATACATGAAACGGGAAATGGAAAATATGTCATCCGACCGGTGGTATTGGTTAATATTCAGGATAATTCCACACCGAATTTGGATATGGTGGATGCCATCGGGGTGATTCAGACCATTAATTATAGTGAAAGGAGGTTTTTGCTCCGCCTGGGGCGGCATATGAGTGTGAGGGTTTACACCACAGATGAGACTATTGTTACCGATTCCGCAGGGAATCATTTGTTATTTGATGACCTTGAGGTCCTTCAAAAAGTAGAAGTGGTGGGCGATTTCACCGGAAAAGGGATCCTTCAGGCCACCAGTATTGAGGTTCACCGGGATCATGTCCACCGTCATGGCGTGATCAAGGATTTGGATTTAAACCTTCGGGAATTTGTTTTGATCAAAAGGGATCTGACGGAGCAAGTCGTTTCCTTTGATGTGGCCACTTTGATTCATATTGGGAGGGAAATTCTTTCAGAAAATGACTTGGCCAATGCCCAGCGGGTGAAAGTCGCGGGATTAATCGATCCTTCAACGGGAAAATTGCTTGCACGGAAAATTAGAATCAAGCCGGAGCATTTTAGAGGATTAATTGCCGGTCCACCCAATTGTCCTGATACCATTCAAGTGGTGAACCCCAGGGCGAAACTATACCGCCTTCATTTGGCTAAAATTGTACTTGAACCGGAGAATACCATTATGGTTCAAATCGGTTCCGCGCGGTTGGTGAATTGGGATGGAACCCCATTGGTTTGTGCCGATCTTGTTGAGGGAGACCCTGTATTTATCAA
The window above is part of the Nitrospiria bacterium genome. Proteins encoded here:
- a CDS encoding pitrilysin family protein: MKLRETSRHPIQIILIFQLLLFFAIPSQATEIIPKRILLPNGMVLLLVESHSIPIVTAQMTIKAGSRFDSPDKAGLAHLTASLLQSGTQTRQATEISDAIDFIGGKLTVEAHSDSSSAFLKVLRKDVETGFDILSDIIRNPAFSQKELDRKKREVLGEILGEKENPGLVARKAFNEIIFSNHPFQYPVIGLEKTLSRIKRKDVIQFHQSYYRPNNSMIAIVGDLTESEARGLVRKYFENWEKGPIKPPAILPPTPLHEKKMRIIDQAVTQSNIVLGHLGVPKNHPDYHALLVMNYILGGGGFSSRLMTEVRDNQGLAYHISSRFQSYLDVGTFLVVLQTKNSSANQAIQQVLSEIQRIQTEPVTDRELKESRAFLMGSFPLRLDTSSKLSNFLTSIELYGLGLDYLDRFPKIIASISKEDVLQVAQKYLQADRYLLVAVANKAEASILSPGLGKN
- a CDS encoding pitrilysin family protein, with the protein product MTKRPMKNFSKWLILPALLILLTQNTAFSNKIFTTTLSNGLKVILLEQNKAPVVTFQIWYRVGSRNEVTGKTGLSHLTEHLMFKGTHKYGKGEFSNIVAKNGGTENAFTSNNYTAYFENLSSDRFELSLELESDRMVNLLLDPKEFNLERDVVKEERRLRVEDNPTNFLIENLYATAFLVHPYHSPVIGWMSDLEALKHEDVVQHYKRYYTPQNAIIVMVGDFKSQEVLPKIKEYFEKIPRKPDPPEIHLPEPEQLGERRITIHKEAQLPFVIAGYRVSNFQNPSDSFALSILANILTSGKSSRLYKKLVYEKELALDIGGDYTDLTTDPELFYLYGVLHPDTKPETFEASLYGELDRIKREGVSPYEVEKAKNQFEAAFIMARDSNFFQAMQLGKVEAIGAGIPFYESYVEQIRKVKKEEIQRVAKNYLTQKTRTVGTLIPEKQN
- the rlmN gene encoding 23S rRNA (adenine(2503)-C(2))-methyltransferase RlmN translates to MGAICITNDFKEMSLASAQKWVQEQGWPRYRAEQIFEWIYRKGAKTFSDMTNLSKQDREHLEVQCEISRLKIIKHQISQDGTEKFLFILKDKNQIESVLIPDEDRLTLCISSQAGCGLDCQFCFTAVGGLKRNLKPHEIVDQVLIVKQQLSENRTLTNIVLMGMGEPLANLDNTLEAIQRITDPKGLAISPRRITISTVGLVPQIQDLGKRAPQINLAVSLNATTNEQRNRLVPINQSYPLEKLLQACKEFPLSPRRRIFFEYVLLNGVNDSLEDAKRLVQLVRGIRCKINLIPFNEYPGSFFSRPAQEQVIKFQNILLSANLTAFIRKTKGQDILAACGQLVGKSSDLPEPIPLV
- a CDS encoding acyl-CoA dehydrogenase, with the protein product MVLRRKLISDPIYRMAKKKLPPMSETEREAIEAGTVWWDADLFSGKPNWNKLQSFPPPTLSHREQAFLDGPVDELCRMLDDWKINEEFHDLPPEVWKFIKDQGFFGMIIPKEFGGLDFSALAHSTVIAKIVSRSLVAAVTVMVPNSLGPAELLLRYGTENQKQFYLPRLARGEEVPCFALTSPTAGSDAASLTDSGVVCRGDFEGKKDILGIRLTWEKRYITLAPVATVLGLAFKLYDPDHLLGEKEEIGITLALIPTKTPGVTIGRRHSPLAISFMNGPTSGQDVFIPLEWIIGGVEWAGQGWRMLMDCLASGRAISLPALGTGTGMLASRSVGAYASIRRQFKTPIGQFEGVEEALARIGGYTYLMDAARVMTAGAVDQGEKPSVISAVVKYHLTETMRWVLNDAMDVLGGRGIALGPRNFLGRLYHAIPISITVEGANILTRSLIIFGQGAIRCHPWVLKEIKALSDPDPQRGSKNFDRALFGHAGFFIGNGFRSFWHAITGARLVQAPENHPSKRFYQNFSRLSASFALIADTAMMIMGGTLKRKERLSARLGDILSYLYLGSACLKRFEDQGRPKEDIPFLEWGCETCLHRIQQRLDQLIRSFPNRPVAWLLRILIFPFGKPFKSPNDRQVQRVARLLLKPSPARDRLTSGIFVSTDPTDPTGRLEVALMKMMEAESSEKKLKSAVRTGKIKGAYDSSLMEKAVQQGVITKEEADLINTAEDARRDVIMVDDFPKEYWGKPNP
- a CDS encoding SagB/ThcOx family dehydrogenase — translated: MKKKKSLAEVYHQETKYIRSDLMRDTRQLDWASQPTPFKEIHSDRKVELVHYLPFSKNPFTGEGLNPVPEELGGGTLAQISRLLYFTNGVTGMLEFAPGNVQYYRAAPSAGALYPTELYIAVRDLPSLENGIYNFQVKDHSLIPLWEGDFWKEFKEYGFGHEVIDRAQLLIIFTAVFHRSSWRYQERAYRRILLDTGHILGNLNCYAFKEGFGVYPISGFFDAALNHLLLLDEEKEGTLMLVALPRFENLFGTEIRRSSVYPSEKKNEANGLPGEGLLGQLHRASYIGKGTFEEGELPDDQLLEEKYRDRPRTPLTAYPLEWKKDIEKIIMNRRSTRVLSGEPFLKDELSSILTFAYEPAVIKNAEGATGRGLPQVFDPSLLETYLVVHGVVEMDPGIYYYAPGSQELRLIQKGDFRQQTLEFCLGQELGRDAAVVFIHTSDLNAAVQKYGDRAYRYLHLDAGHIGQRLNLAAVHLGLGASGIGGFFDDEVNKLLQINPEQIVVYITTLGRAQQRAIKVE